One genomic window of Punica granatum isolate Tunisia-2019 chromosome 1, ASM765513v2, whole genome shotgun sequence includes the following:
- the LOC116192566 gene encoding pre-mRNA-splicing factor 38 isoform X1: MANRTDPTAKSIRGTNPQNLIEKIVRSKIYQHTYWKEHCFGLTAETLVDKAMELDHVGGTFGGNRKPAPFLCLVLKMLQIQPEKDIVVEFIKNEDYKYVRVLGAFYLRLTGTDVDVYRYLEPLYNDYRKVRRKLPDGSYGLTHMDEVIDELLTKDYSCDIALPRIKKRWTLESLGSLDLRKSALEDDFEEEEEKEENEQLVDDQDDGADEKDHYRGRSPVRDRERRRRDSHRHRDRDYDRDYDRDYYDRDYDRERGRGRDRDRDRDRDRERDKDRDWERDRDRYRLRDERDYGRERDREREREGRDRDRRDRDRDRDRRRRSPSRSRSRSRDRKDRKRHARESLSPRRRGDGADDSAAQEEPKKKKEKKEKKEKKDDGTDHPDPEIAEANRLRASLGLKPLRV; encoded by the exons ATGGCGAACCGAACGGACCCAACGGCCAAGAGCATAAGGGGAACGAACCCTCAGAACCTGATAGAGAAGATTGTCCGGTCGAAGATATACCAGCACACGTACTGGAAGGAGCATTGTTTCGGGTTGACGGCCGAGACGCTCGTCGACAAGGCCATGGAGCTCGACCACGTCGGCGGCACCTTTGGTGGTAACCGCAAGCCCGCGCCCTTCCTCTGCTTGGTCCTCAAGATGCTCCAGATCCAGCCGGAGAAGGATATCGTCGTCGAGTTCATCAAAAACGAGGATTACAA gTATGTACGAGTCCTCGGTGCCTTTTACTTGCGACTGACCGGGACAGATGTTGACGTGTACCGGTATTTGGAACCGCTTTACAATGATTACCGTAAAGTGAGGCGGAAATTGCCCGATGGAT CTTACGGTTTGACACACATGGATGAGGTCATTGACGAACTGCTGACGAAGGACTATTCCTGTGACATTGCCTTGCCCCGCATTAAGAAAAG ATGGACTCTTGAATCACTTGGTTCACTGGATCTGAGAAAAAGTGCTCTAGAGGATGAttttgaggaggaagaagagaaggaggAGAATGAACAACTTGTTGATGACCAAGATGATGGTGCAGATGAAAAG GATCATTATCGTGGAAGAAGCCCTGTCAGGGACAGAGAAAGGCGAAGACGTGATAGTCACCGCCACAG GGATCGAGATTATGACAGGGACTATGATAGGGACTACTACGACCGGGACTATGATAGAGAACGTGGAAGAGGACGGGATAGAGACAGGGACAGAGACCGAGACCGAGAAAGGGACAAGGATCGAGATTGGGAGAGGGACAGAGACCGGTACCGCCTGAGAGATGAAAGAGACTATGGCCGTGAGAGAGATCGAGAAAGAGAGCGTGAAGGTAGAGACCGTGATAGGCGAGACAGGGACAGGGACAgggacaggaggaggaggagcccCTCGAGGAGCCGAAGCAGGAGCAGAGACCGGAAAGACCGAAAGAGACATGCCCGTGAAAGCTTGAGCCCCAGGAGGCGTGGGGATGGCGCTGACGACAGTGCTGCCCAGGAGGAgccgaagaaaaagaaggaaaagaaggagaagaaggagaagaaggacgACGGAACAGATCATCCGGATCCTGAGATTGCCGAAGCCAACAGGCTGC
- the LOC116192566 gene encoding pre-mRNA-splicing factor 38 isoform X2: MANRTDPTAKSIRGTNPQNLIEKIVRSKIYQHTYWKEHCFGLTAETLVDKAMELDHVGGTFGGNRKPAPFLCLVLKMLQIQPEKDIVVEFIKNEDYKYVRVLGAFYLRLTGTDVDVYRYLEPLYNDYRKVRRKLPDGSYGLTHMDEVIDELLTKDYSCDIALPRIKKRWTLESLGSLDLRKSALEDDFEEEEEKEENEQLVDDQDDGADEKDHYRGRSPVRDRERRRRDSHRHRDYDRDYYDRDYDRERGRGRDRDRDRDRDRERDKDRDWERDRDRYRLRDERDYGRERDREREREGRDRDRRDRDRDRDRRRRSPSRSRSRSRDRKDRKRHARESLSPRRRGDGADDSAAQEEPKKKKEKKEKKEKKDDGTDHPDPEIAEANRLRASLGLKPLRV; the protein is encoded by the exons ATGGCGAACCGAACGGACCCAACGGCCAAGAGCATAAGGGGAACGAACCCTCAGAACCTGATAGAGAAGATTGTCCGGTCGAAGATATACCAGCACACGTACTGGAAGGAGCATTGTTTCGGGTTGACGGCCGAGACGCTCGTCGACAAGGCCATGGAGCTCGACCACGTCGGCGGCACCTTTGGTGGTAACCGCAAGCCCGCGCCCTTCCTCTGCTTGGTCCTCAAGATGCTCCAGATCCAGCCGGAGAAGGATATCGTCGTCGAGTTCATCAAAAACGAGGATTACAA gTATGTACGAGTCCTCGGTGCCTTTTACTTGCGACTGACCGGGACAGATGTTGACGTGTACCGGTATTTGGAACCGCTTTACAATGATTACCGTAAAGTGAGGCGGAAATTGCCCGATGGAT CTTACGGTTTGACACACATGGATGAGGTCATTGACGAACTGCTGACGAAGGACTATTCCTGTGACATTGCCTTGCCCCGCATTAAGAAAAG ATGGACTCTTGAATCACTTGGTTCACTGGATCTGAGAAAAAGTGCTCTAGAGGATGAttttgaggaggaagaagagaaggaggAGAATGAACAACTTGTTGATGACCAAGATGATGGTGCAGATGAAAAG GATCATTATCGTGGAAGAAGCCCTGTCAGGGACAGAGAAAGGCGAAGACGTGATAGTCACCGCCACAG GGACTATGATAGGGACTACTACGACCGGGACTATGATAGAGAACGTGGAAGAGGACGGGATAGAGACAGGGACAGAGACCGAGACCGAGAAAGGGACAAGGATCGAGATTGGGAGAGGGACAGAGACCGGTACCGCCTGAGAGATGAAAGAGACTATGGCCGTGAGAGAGATCGAGAAAGAGAGCGTGAAGGTAGAGACCGTGATAGGCGAGACAGGGACAGGGACAgggacaggaggaggaggagcccCTCGAGGAGCCGAAGCAGGAGCAGAGACCGGAAAGACCGAAAGAGACATGCCCGTGAAAGCTTGAGCCCCAGGAGGCGTGGGGATGGCGCTGACGACAGTGCTGCCCAGGAGGAgccgaagaaaaagaaggaaaagaaggagaagaaggagaagaaggacgACGGAACAGATCATCCGGATCCTGAGATTGCCGAAGCCAACAGGCTGC